From the Peromyscus leucopus breed LL Stock chromosome 8b, UCI_PerLeu_2.1, whole genome shotgun sequence genome, one window contains:
- the Mmd gene encoding monocyte to macrophage differentiation factor isoform X1: MRFRNRFQRFMNHRAPANGRYKPTCYEHAANCYTHAFLIVPAIVGSALLHRLSDDCWEKVTAWIYGMGLCALFIVSTVFHIVSWKKSHLRTVEHCFHMCDRMVIYFFIAASYTPWLNLRELGPLASHMRWFIWLMAAGGTIYVFLYHEKYKVVELFFYLTMGFSPALVVTSMNNTDGLQELACGGLIYCLGVVFFKSDGIIPFAHAIWHLFVATAAAVHYYAIWKYLYRSPTDFIRHL; the protein is encoded by the exons ATGCGGTTCAGGAATCGATTCCAGCG TTTCATGAACCATCGGGCCCCAGCCAATGGCCGCTACAAACCAACGTGCTACGAACATGCTGCTAATTGCTACACACACGCA TTCCTCATCGTTCCGGCCATCGTGGGCAGCGCCCTCCTCCATCGGTTGTCGGACGACTGTTGGGAGAAGGTAACAGCATGGATCTACGGGATGGGCCTCTGCGCCCTCTTCATCGTCTCCACGGTGTTTCACATAGTGTCGTGGAAAAAGAGCCACCTGAG GACAGTGGAGCATTGTTTCCATATGTGTGATCGAATGGTCATCTATTTCTTCATTGCTGCTTCCTACACGCCATG GTTAAATCTCCGTGAACTTGGACCCCTGGCATCTCATATGCGTTGGTTTATCTGGCTCATGGCAGCTGGAGGAACCATTTATGTATTTCTCTACCAtgaaaa GTATAAAGTGGTTGAACTGTTCTTCTATCTCACGATGGGATTTTCTCCAGCCTTGGTGGTGACGTCAATG AATAACACCGATGGACTTCAGGAGCTCGCCTGTGGGGGTTTGATCTACTGCTTGGGAGTTGTGTTCTTCAAGAGTGATGGCATCATTCCATTTGCCCATGCCATCTGGCACCTGTTCGTGGCCACAGCAGCTGCTGTGCACTACTATGCTATTTGGAAGTACCTTTACCGAAGTCCCACGGACTTCATTCGACATTTGTGA
- the Mmd gene encoding monocyte to macrophage differentiation factor isoform X2, which produces MRFRNRFQRFMNHRAPANGRYKPTCYEHAANCYTHAFLIVPAIVGSALLHRLSDDCWEKVTAWIYGMGLCALFIVSTVFHIVSWKKSHLRTVEHCFHMCDRMVIYFFIAASYTPWLNLRELGPLASHMRWFIWLMAAGGTIYVFLYHEKYKVVELFFYLTMGFSPALVVTSMTPSSN; this is translated from the exons ATGCGGTTCAGGAATCGATTCCAGCG TTTCATGAACCATCGGGCCCCAGCCAATGGCCGCTACAAACCAACGTGCTACGAACATGCTGCTAATTGCTACACACACGCA TTCCTCATCGTTCCGGCCATCGTGGGCAGCGCCCTCCTCCATCGGTTGTCGGACGACTGTTGGGAGAAGGTAACAGCATGGATCTACGGGATGGGCCTCTGCGCCCTCTTCATCGTCTCCACGGTGTTTCACATAGTGTCGTGGAAAAAGAGCCACCTGAG GACAGTGGAGCATTGTTTCCATATGTGTGATCGAATGGTCATCTATTTCTTCATTGCTGCTTCCTACACGCCATG GTTAAATCTCCGTGAACTTGGACCCCTGGCATCTCATATGCGTTGGTTTATCTGGCTCATGGCAGCTGGAGGAACCATTTATGTATTTCTCTACCAtgaaaa GTATAAAGTGGTTGAACTGTTCTTCTATCTCACGATGGGATTTTCTCCAGCCTTGGTGGTGACGTCAATG ACTCCAAGTAGCAACTGA